From Piliocolobus tephrosceles isolate RC106 chromosome 16, ASM277652v3, whole genome shotgun sequence, the proteins below share one genomic window:
- the XYLT2 gene encoding xylosyltransferase 2 isoform X2, whose translation MVASARVQKLVRRYKLAIATALAILLLQGLVVWSFSGLEEDEAGEKGRQRKPRPLDPGEGSKDTDSSAGRRGSAGRRHGRWRGRAESPGVPVAKVVRAVTSRQRASRRVPPAPPPEAPGRQNLSGAAAGEALVGAAGFPPHGDTGSVEGAPKPTDNGFTPKCEIVGKDALSALARASTKQCQQEIANVVCLHQAGSLMPKAVPRHCQLTGKMSPGIQWDESRAQQPVDGPPVRIAYMLVVHGRAIRQLKRLLKAVYHEQHFFYIHVDKRSDYLHREVVELAQHYDNVRVTPWRMVTIWGGASLLRMYLRSMRDLLEVPGWAWDFFINLSATDYPTRTNEELVAFLSKNRDKNFLKSHGRDNSRFIKKQGLDRLFHECDSHMWRLGERQIPAGIVVDGGSDWFVLTRGFVEYVVYTDDPLVAQLRQFYTYTLLPAESFFHTVLENSLACGTLVDNNLRVTNWNRKLGCKCQYKHIVDWCGCSPNDFKPQDFLRLQQVSRPTFFARKFESTVNQEVLEILDFHLYGSYPPGTPALKAYWENTYDVADGPSGLSDVMLTAYTAFARLSLHHAATAAPPLGTPLCRFEPRGLPSSVHLYFYDDHFQGYLVTQAVQPSAQGPAETLEMWLMPQGLLKLLGRSDQASRLQSLEVGTDWDPKERLFRNFGGLLGPLDEPVAVQRWARGPNLTATVVWIDPTYVVATSYDITVDTDTEVTQYKPPLSRPLRPGPWTVRLLQFWEPLGETRFLVLPLTFNRKLPLRKDDASWLHAGPPHNEYMEQSFQGLSSILNLPLPELAEEAAQRHTQLTGPALEAWTDRELSNFWSVAGLCAIGPSACPSLEPCRLTSWSSLSPDPKSELGPVKADGRLR comes from the exons ATGGTGGCGAGCGCGCGAGTGCAGAAGCTGGTGCGGCGCTACAAGCTGGCGATTGCCACGGCGCTGGCCATCCTGCTGCTGCAGGGCCTGGTGGTGTGGAGCTTCAGCGGCCTGGAGGAGGACGAGGCGGGCGAG aaaggaagacagaggaaACCACGGCCACTGGACCCTGGCGAGGGTTCCAAGGACACAGACAGTTCAGCAGGACGACGGGGCAGTGCAGGCAGAAGGCATGGGCGCTGGCGGGGCCGTGCTGAGAGCCCAGGAGTGCCTGTGGCCAAGGTGGTACGGGCAGTAACCAGCCGGCAGAGAGCCAGCCGGCGGGTCCCACCTGCCCCACCCCCGGAGGCCCCAGGCCGCCAGAACCTGAGTGGGGCAGCAGCTGGGGAGGCACTGGTAGGGGCAGCCGGCTTCCCACCACACGGAGATACAGGGAGCGTGGAGGGCGCCCCCAAGCCTACGGACAACGGCTTCACCCCCAAGTGCGAGATCGTGGGCAAGGATGCGCTGTCTGCACTGGCCCGGGCCAGCACCAAGCAGTGCCAGCAGGAGATCGCCAACGTGGTGTGCCTGCACCAGGCCGGGAGCCTCATGCCCAAGGCTGTGCCCCGGCACTGTCAGCTGACTG GGAAGATGAGCCCCGGCATCCAGTGGGATGAGAGCCGAGCCCAGCAGCCTGTGGATGGCCCCCCAGTGCGAATCGCCTACATGCTGGTGGTTCACGGCCGCGCCATCCGCCAGCTGAAGCGTCTCCTCAAGGCCGTCTATCATGAGCAGCACTTCTTTTACATCCACGTGGACAAG CGTTCCGACTACCTGCACCGGGAGGTGGTGGAGCTGGCCCAGCACTATGATAATGTGCGGGTGACACCCTGGCGCATGGTCACCATCTGGGGCGGGGCCAGCCTCCTAAGGATGTACCTGCGGAGCATGCGGGACCTGCTAGAGGTGCCTGGCTGGGCCTGGGACTTCTTCATCAACCTCAGTGCCACTGACTACCCAACCAG GACCAATGAGGAACTGGTGGCATTCCTATCCAAGAACCGGGACAAGAATTTCCTCAAGTCACATGGCCGGGACAACTCCAG GTTCATCAAGAAACAGGGCCTGGACCGGCTCTTCCATGAGTGTGACTCGCACATGTGGCGCCTGGGTGAGCGGCAGATCCCGGCAGGCATCGTGGTGGATGGCGGTTCTGACTGGTTTGTGCTGACACGCGGCTTTGTGGAGTATGTGGTGTACACAGATGACCCGCTTGTGGCCCAGCTACGCCAGTTCTACACATACACACTGCTCCCAGCAGAG TCCTTCTTCCACACGGTgctggagaacagcctggcctgTGGGACCCTCGTGGACAACAACCTGCGGGTCACCAACTGGAACCGCAAGCTGGGATGCAAGTGCCAGTACAAGCACATCGTGGACTGGTGCGGCTGCTCCCCCAATGACTTCAAGCCACAGGACTTCCTCCGGCTGCAG CAAGTCTCCAGACCCACCTTCTTCGCCCGGAAGTTCGAGTCGACTGTGAACCAGGAGGTACTGGAAATCCTGGACTTCCACCTGTACGGCAGCTACCCCCCCGGCACGCCAGCCCTCAAGGCCTACTGGGAGAACACCTACGATGTGGCTGATGGCCCCAGTGGGCTCAGTGATGTCATGCTCACCGCTTACACGGccttcgcccgcctcagcctgcacCATGCTGCCACTGCTGCACCCCCACTGGGCACCCCACTCTGCAG GTTTGAGCCCAGGGGCTTGCCGTCCAGCGTGCACCTGTATTTCTATGACGACCATTTCCAGGGCTACCTGGTGACGCAGGCGGTGCAGCCCTCAGCCCAGGGGCCGGCAGAGACGCTTGAGATGTGGCTGATGCCCCAGGGGTTGCTGAAGCTGTTGGGGCGCAGTGACCAGGCCAGCCGGCTCCAGAGTCTGGAG GTTGGCACTGACTGGGACCCCAAAGAGCGTCTTTTCCGTAACTTTGGGGGGTTATTGGGGCCGCTGGACGAGCCTGTGGCCGTGCAGCGCTGGGCCCGGGGCCCCAACCTCACAGCCACAGTCGTCTGGATCGATCCAACCTATGTGGTGGCCACATCTTATGACATCACAGTAGATACGGACACCGAGGTCACGCAATACAAGCCCCCACTGAGCCGGCCCCTGCGGCCAGGGCCCTGGACTGTTCGACTCCTTCAGTTCTGGGAACCGCTGGGTGAGACCCGCTTCCTTGTGCTGCCCTTGACCTTCAACCGCAAACTACCTCTCAGGAAAG ATGATGCCAGCTGGCTGCATGCGGGACCCCCCCACAACGAGTACATGGAGCAGAGTTTCCAGGGCCTGAGTAGCATCCTGAACCTGCCTCTGCCAGAGCTCGCAGAGGAGGCTGCCCAGCGGCACACACAGCTCACAGGCCCTGCACTCGAGGCCTGGACAGACAGGGAACTGAGCAACTTCTGGTCTGTGGCCGGACTGTGTGCCATAGGCCCCTCTGCTTGCCCCTCCCTGGAGCCCTGCAGACTGACCAGCTGGAGCTCTCTGTCCCCCGACCCCAAATCAGAGCTGGGGCCTGTCAAAGCAGACGGGCGACTCAGGTAG
- the XYLT2 gene encoding xylosyltransferase 2 isoform X1: MVASARVQKLVRRYKLAIATALAILLLQGLVVWSFSGLEEDEAGEKGRQRKPRPLDPGEGSKDTDSSAGRRGSAGRRHGRWRGRAESPGVPVAKVVRAVTSRQRASRRVPPAPPPEAPGRQNLSGAAAGEALVGAAGFPPHGDTGSVEGAPKPTDNGFTPKCEIVGKDALSALARASTKQCQQEIANVVCLHQAGSLMPKAVPRHCQLTGKMSPGIQWDESRAQQPVDGPPVRIAYMLVVHGRAIRQLKRLLKAVYHEQHFFYIHVDKRSDYLHREVVELAQHYDNVRVTPWRMVTIWGGASLLRMYLRSMRDLLEVPGWAWDFFINLSATDYPTRTNEELVAFLSKNRDKNFLKSHGRDNSRIPSHGLSAAGRFIKKQGLDRLFHECDSHMWRLGERQIPAGIVVDGGSDWFVLTRGFVEYVVYTDDPLVAQLRQFYTYTLLPAESFFHTVLENSLACGTLVDNNLRVTNWNRKLGCKCQYKHIVDWCGCSPNDFKPQDFLRLQQVSRPTFFARKFESTVNQEVLEILDFHLYGSYPPGTPALKAYWENTYDVADGPSGLSDVMLTAYTAFARLSLHHAATAAPPLGTPLCRFEPRGLPSSVHLYFYDDHFQGYLVTQAVQPSAQGPAETLEMWLMPQGLLKLLGRSDQASRLQSLEVGTDWDPKERLFRNFGGLLGPLDEPVAVQRWARGPNLTATVVWIDPTYVVATSYDITVDTDTEVTQYKPPLSRPLRPGPWTVRLLQFWEPLGETRFLVLPLTFNRKLPLRKDDASWLHAGPPHNEYMEQSFQGLSSILNLPLPELAEEAAQRHTQLTGPALEAWTDRELSNFWSVAGLCAIGPSACPSLEPCRLTSWSSLSPDPKSELGPVKADGRLR; encoded by the exons ATGGTGGCGAGCGCGCGAGTGCAGAAGCTGGTGCGGCGCTACAAGCTGGCGATTGCCACGGCGCTGGCCATCCTGCTGCTGCAGGGCCTGGTGGTGTGGAGCTTCAGCGGCCTGGAGGAGGACGAGGCGGGCGAG aaaggaagacagaggaaACCACGGCCACTGGACCCTGGCGAGGGTTCCAAGGACACAGACAGTTCAGCAGGACGACGGGGCAGTGCAGGCAGAAGGCATGGGCGCTGGCGGGGCCGTGCTGAGAGCCCAGGAGTGCCTGTGGCCAAGGTGGTACGGGCAGTAACCAGCCGGCAGAGAGCCAGCCGGCGGGTCCCACCTGCCCCACCCCCGGAGGCCCCAGGCCGCCAGAACCTGAGTGGGGCAGCAGCTGGGGAGGCACTGGTAGGGGCAGCCGGCTTCCCACCACACGGAGATACAGGGAGCGTGGAGGGCGCCCCCAAGCCTACGGACAACGGCTTCACCCCCAAGTGCGAGATCGTGGGCAAGGATGCGCTGTCTGCACTGGCCCGGGCCAGCACCAAGCAGTGCCAGCAGGAGATCGCCAACGTGGTGTGCCTGCACCAGGCCGGGAGCCTCATGCCCAAGGCTGTGCCCCGGCACTGTCAGCTGACTG GGAAGATGAGCCCCGGCATCCAGTGGGATGAGAGCCGAGCCCAGCAGCCTGTGGATGGCCCCCCAGTGCGAATCGCCTACATGCTGGTGGTTCACGGCCGCGCCATCCGCCAGCTGAAGCGTCTCCTCAAGGCCGTCTATCATGAGCAGCACTTCTTTTACATCCACGTGGACAAG CGTTCCGACTACCTGCACCGGGAGGTGGTGGAGCTGGCCCAGCACTATGATAATGTGCGGGTGACACCCTGGCGCATGGTCACCATCTGGGGCGGGGCCAGCCTCCTAAGGATGTACCTGCGGAGCATGCGGGACCTGCTAGAGGTGCCTGGCTGGGCCTGGGACTTCTTCATCAACCTCAGTGCCACTGACTACCCAACCAG GACCAATGAGGAACTGGTGGCATTCCTATCCAAGAACCGGGACAAGAATTTCCTCAAGTCACATGGCCGGGACAACTCCAG GATCCCCAGCCATGGCCTCTCTGCCGCCGGCAGGTTCATCAAGAAACAGGGCCTGGACCGGCTCTTCCATGAGTGTGACTCGCACATGTGGCGCCTGGGTGAGCGGCAGATCCCGGCAGGCATCGTGGTGGATGGCGGTTCTGACTGGTTTGTGCTGACACGCGGCTTTGTGGAGTATGTGGTGTACACAGATGACCCGCTTGTGGCCCAGCTACGCCAGTTCTACACATACACACTGCTCCCAGCAGAG TCCTTCTTCCACACGGTgctggagaacagcctggcctgTGGGACCCTCGTGGACAACAACCTGCGGGTCACCAACTGGAACCGCAAGCTGGGATGCAAGTGCCAGTACAAGCACATCGTGGACTGGTGCGGCTGCTCCCCCAATGACTTCAAGCCACAGGACTTCCTCCGGCTGCAG CAAGTCTCCAGACCCACCTTCTTCGCCCGGAAGTTCGAGTCGACTGTGAACCAGGAGGTACTGGAAATCCTGGACTTCCACCTGTACGGCAGCTACCCCCCCGGCACGCCAGCCCTCAAGGCCTACTGGGAGAACACCTACGATGTGGCTGATGGCCCCAGTGGGCTCAGTGATGTCATGCTCACCGCTTACACGGccttcgcccgcctcagcctgcacCATGCTGCCACTGCTGCACCCCCACTGGGCACCCCACTCTGCAG GTTTGAGCCCAGGGGCTTGCCGTCCAGCGTGCACCTGTATTTCTATGACGACCATTTCCAGGGCTACCTGGTGACGCAGGCGGTGCAGCCCTCAGCCCAGGGGCCGGCAGAGACGCTTGAGATGTGGCTGATGCCCCAGGGGTTGCTGAAGCTGTTGGGGCGCAGTGACCAGGCCAGCCGGCTCCAGAGTCTGGAG GTTGGCACTGACTGGGACCCCAAAGAGCGTCTTTTCCGTAACTTTGGGGGGTTATTGGGGCCGCTGGACGAGCCTGTGGCCGTGCAGCGCTGGGCCCGGGGCCCCAACCTCACAGCCACAGTCGTCTGGATCGATCCAACCTATGTGGTGGCCACATCTTATGACATCACAGTAGATACGGACACCGAGGTCACGCAATACAAGCCCCCACTGAGCCGGCCCCTGCGGCCAGGGCCCTGGACTGTTCGACTCCTTCAGTTCTGGGAACCGCTGGGTGAGACCCGCTTCCTTGTGCTGCCCTTGACCTTCAACCGCAAACTACCTCTCAGGAAAG ATGATGCCAGCTGGCTGCATGCGGGACCCCCCCACAACGAGTACATGGAGCAGAGTTTCCAGGGCCTGAGTAGCATCCTGAACCTGCCTCTGCCAGAGCTCGCAGAGGAGGCTGCCCAGCGGCACACACAGCTCACAGGCCCTGCACTCGAGGCCTGGACAGACAGGGAACTGAGCAACTTCTGGTCTGTGGCCGGACTGTGTGCCATAGGCCCCTCTGCTTGCCCCTCCCTGGAGCCCTGCAGACTGACCAGCTGGAGCTCTCTGTCCCCCGACCCCAAATCAGAGCTGGGGCCTGTCAAAGCAGACGGGCGACTCAGGTAG